DNA from Pochonia chlamydosporia 170 chromosome Unknown PCv3seq00009, whole genome shotgun sequence:
caagacacctgTTGAAGGCGTACACACTAgaggcaaattcctctgttctgaagccaagttttcttgtattCTTACCTTGTACCGTGGTGGCTATATCctaacaatttggccacggTAATTCCCTcacttttcgtccttcttcctctctaccCAGCCTTCCACTCGTATCGCGATCTTATTCTTGTCGATAAGGGTTCTCAACGCGtgatttggcgatgctttcgtCATCGCGTCTGCCGGGTTATCTCCTccgttgatccatctgacTTCATGGACTTCGCGGCGCTCGTATGACTGTCggagagccatgatatctatcatgagcctcttctctttggttgTGCCGAGCTTAACAAGGCACTCATATAGGGAATACGAGTCCGTGAGAAGGATCGTGGGGATGTCTGGAATTCccagttgttttgtgatgagctttAAAGTCGAGGCTATCGCGTATCCAATGTCTGTGCCTTGAACCATGCTATAAAGCTCAGAGGCTAGGGCACTTCGCGTAactctctttgacttggttgaagagtacgtgatgatgttgcctttaaCGAGcatttcgccattgttggtctcttcttctgtaccgATGACGATAATGTATCCCAGCTGGGAACTCAGAtcttcgttgttggcaaaagagccatcaacaaacacaaaaagctTTGCTTTATCGAGGTCAAATGGTATACATTTTAGGCCTCTACCTGGGTTATCAATCTGCCACTGGATGCGGCGTCCTAGACGTTTAAAGTCATCGCTAGATGGTTCcttttgttgggcagcaactgaaaggtcaaaggctgcctctggttggcagataCTGGCGAGATATGCGCCGCGGGCTCGTTGCTCAATATATTCctgattggttgttggaatctgaagctttaaagcctgttctttctgggtcatcatgatgcttccatcgGCGTTAAGAGagattcggcagccattgaaagtgagtggcttttccaccttgaggacttcctttggctttgctgcaaaagctgccttctggagctcttcctcttcaagattAGAGAACTGTTTGTCACTAAGTCCAAGTGTGTCATCGGTTTGCATcccaatgataccaaacttgtcgcATTCTGAGATCAGCAGGCATGGGTCGTAAGTCGAGGTCGccatctttagcttttctcgATGGTGGGTGGAATAAGTCGCCCACCAGTGGGTGCCGGCTTCTGGTATTCCGTATAACGGTTTAACTACTaccatgatggtgccttcTGGGTATCTACCGCGGAGTTGCTCAGGAATCTTTGCGATAATCGTCctttggagaggtgtttgagattgcacATAGGCTTGGGTAATATCCCTTATCCAGAGGATAATTCctcgttggaagagagagggcgCGAGTGCAATCATAAGCCgttggctggctcgttgtattgttggtgattgcgtcaaaatgaaggctttACCCTCGTCATTATATCCCCGAATGACGAGGCGAGATTTCTCATATGGGGCAGCTGtatccttgcctttgacctcaTTAACCATTCGTGAGTCAAAGATGCGAAGTTTAGCATGCTTTATAGGGTCATAAAGCTCAAATTTAAAGACACCTCTGGCTATCAAGTTATCAATCTCAGTGCGGCCTGAGATTTCAAACGGCTGGCCAGGGGTGATTATGAGTCCTTTACtgcggagaaggacagcaagGTCGCGGTCTCCTTGCTCCTTCGTGGTCAGGAATGCTattgttttgatgctcttAAGGAGCTTGGTACGTTCGGGCGGGTCCTCAAGGGCGTTAAAGAAGTACTGTTCTTCGATAAGGCGTTTACGTGGCCTTCCTGGGcctcttcttggaaatgtTTGATAAGGAGCTCTTCTGGTCTCTGGGTCTTTACGCGGTCTTCCCGggcctcgtcttgctgttgggatagcaacagcaatgctaTCTCTGATATCTTCGTCCTGGTTAACCTCCCCGTCACTCTCGTTAGCAACCTCAGCATTATCTTGGTTAACAGCCTGCTGTTGGGGTAGCTTGTTATCCGTTGGGGTTGTATCCTTATCCTCTAGATAGGGTTGTACAATCGTGGAACGGAACTTCGAGGTTATTCCAGCCTCATTAGCAACGGTGCAGGTCTCGCCTTCAACGGCAATAAGTTCAAAGGGGCCCTGCCACCCGttcttttctctccaaacGCGAACCTTGGATTGCAATGGAAGGGTATGTAATGGGGTTGTGTCTGGGCCGTTCCTCGTTAAGAGGGCATTTTGGACCTGCCGCTTAGCGAGGGCTCGTCTGGCTTCACTAGTTGCCTTACGGATAGCTTCAGCTCTCTGCACGACGCTAAAGCTAGGGGGCGAATCATCCGTCATCCTGGGATAGGCGCCAAAGACTAGAAGTGTTGGGACGAGTCCGTCTGGGCCAGCTGTATCATTTATAGCTTTTACAgccatttgaagcttctgatcgTCGGTCAGAGCGTCGCCAAGTTCTGCGTCAATTATCTGATATGCACGGCGGAGAgggccatgatatctttcTGCCTTGCCAATACTATTGTGTGCCTCGACTGGCATTTCCTGAACACGGATATACAGGCCTTTGGCATACTGTTTGAATTCTGCCGAGCTAAAGTTCTTTCCAGCGTCATGAACTATCCATTCGGGAGGCCCAAGGTACGTGTTAATCCAACAGGCCATAATGGCATCCCAAAGATCCcttgccttttgttctttattattaagaaactTAGCAGCTTGGAAGGCAGTTGCAGAGTCAATAACATGGAGGACTGGTTGGccattaataaagaagatgtcCACAATAATCTCATGGTTAAACTCATGATCATCTCGAAGGGTGAACTTAAAGCGGCTTGGGGCTCTTCCGttcatttgacaatggtggcagaTATCAGTCAGTCGCTTAAGAACGTCACTACTATATTCTTCCCCGACTTTTGTTAAGATTCTTGATAGTCTCTCAACAGACGGGTGTCCAAAGCGGCGATGTAGTTGCCGAAGCTGCGTTTCTGTGAGGTGGAAGGctgcggaagctgctggctcgaGGAGCCACCAGGGATGGCCCCATTGCCTGATAACAGGCACAGTGATGTCTCCTTGGATAAGGCGATTGGTGAGATTATCCAATCGTACATACATCCTATCCATATctgtgatggagaacaggAAAGGAGTGGCGGTCGGCAGTACATGGAAGGTGATATTTCCGAATACTGTTGGTACTCTAATGATGCCGATTGATAAGGCTGATCCTGCACCAAAATAGatcgttgttgctggtgcgtcTTTAATCTTTAGTGACGGCATTATCCTCATTAAGGCTCTAACCTGTGGCATGCCTGCGTTGGATGTACCGGCGGCGCCGGTATCAGGCAGGATGCCTCTAAAGATATGGTCAGAATATCTTTCCTCAGAGATGAAAATAGCAGtctcttttggttcttttatAAAATAGGGATCTTCAGCCAATAGGGCATGCTTGAACGCTTGGTCTCTCAAACCAGCGAGGATTTCcactggctgtggaattGCTGCCGTGGCTAAGAAATTCTGGGTAATAGTACCCGTACTAGCAAACATGTTACTGCTGCCGACAGGGAGGAattcgtcattgtcatcatcgtcactgttGGCATCATTAAAGGAATTCTGTCTATACATTTCGTCAAGGAGGGCGGTATCCTCATCGTTATCTTCACCCTCAAAGGCAGTTAGGAACGCTTGATACCTCTTGGccgttggaggcgttgggtGCTTCTTTTGGAGCCAGGAATTTCGAGCTTGGGAGCGTTCTTGGTCGCTATGCTTGgtcgaccagcagccaggttggCGGCAAACGTAGCACTTCTTCTGGTGGTTCAGGAACTGCCCTTTTTGGTTATAATTTGAGGCGTTTCCTCCACCGCGTTTGAAAGCGCGATCAGTATAAAAGacttctgctggctggggcgTTATTTCCTCGTGGACAGCGAtagcttgctggagctcggcggcaaggTCTTCAAAGGTCTTTGCCGGCTTCATTAACGGCACCTTGCAAGCCGGGGTCTTAGAagcggcaatcttgagcttaTCCCTCATGCTATTGAAGCCCGTATCACCAGGTCGGAAGAGGCCCTGGTGAAGCAGTTGTATCTTCTCCGTGAGGATCTCAAGGCAGGATGAGAGACGTTTGTCAcgatgttggttgacaatCGCGGCGAGATTAAGGCTTTCCCACTCGCGGAGGTATCGGTCTCGAATTGCCTCTGTTTCGTACCTCTTttggagggcgtggatgagGTCGTTATaactttttcctttgttaGCTAGATTGTTGAGATAGTACCGGTATGCTGGTCCTGTGAGCATGACTGGGACGGCCCGAGCGAGCTGGTCTCGCGGATAGTCAATCCGTTTGCATTTATCAATaaacatgttgactttggtcaaGAGGAAGTCATATTCTCGGCCTGAGAATTTGTCACTTTCCTGATAGCctttggtgaggctgtctaGGCGTCTGAGTAGGTCAGGGGGCACTTCACCgtctgaggaagaaggtgatcGCCCTTCCCCAGCCAGGGACCCCCATGACTGTGGTGTATTGACCACCGGGGGAGGTGTATCGACGCCTCCAGACGTGCGAGTTGTGGTAGGTACTGCTGTCTTAGGGGCTATAATGACCTCTGGTTGGGCTGTTTTAGGTCGTTCTCGGGTCGGTGCCGTGACAGGCTTCGTTATTGATGGACTCGGTGGGGGTGTGGAGGATCGTGGAGGGCGCTGTGGATCGTTGTCCGGCCATGTGGGGAAGCCCGGAGAAGACACGGCTTCCATAATGGCATTAACAATTGGGAACCGGTCTTCCTTTCTGATATAGACCCCCTTTGCACGGAGGGTATCGCGGAAGTCACGGAGGTTGGCCTTTCTCGAGCGGTTAAAATGGCTATGGTtccagtcggcaaagtcgtcaataAGGCATTGCCATATATCATGAGGGCTCCGTTTGCGTTCCCAGTAATAGTTGGTAGCCCAGCTAATAGCGTCATTAACCTTTTTCGCAGTGGGTTTCCTTAGGTCGAAGTTCGAGGGGGTGGTTGGTTCGTCAGGATCATAAAGATCAGGGTCAAAGGGAGGCGGCTCGGTGATAGTTTCATCGCCTTGGAGGGATAAGGCATCactatcttcttctgccattgTTATTATTAAAGTGGGaggcaggaggaagaagcttaGGGGTAAATTCAGGGGTAGGATAGAATTCAGGGTAAGCTGGAGCTTTTTGGTGGTATTTTCCTGGGCGTGGGATCAAAGATCAGCAGTCAAACTAATGACTCAtaggtgatgatgttccttTGCAGAAGACGTTTTCTCGTGATGGACGATGAAGGGATTGCTTCGAGGCGCGGCGACAGTACGCAaaaagcggcagcagcactcAAAATCAATTTCCTTTGGATAGCATAGAAAGTCTGCAGTGGTGGCAGAGATCTATCTCTTCTTGGGttccttgctgtctgtgGTCTTGCAACCACTGATcagtgttggaagcgcaaggcttctattcgggtgataattatcacgcggtttggggtactcgtaactggttgattgatgcttgttgaattcatctagctatagataacgtacgcctgtgttggtgttgaagcctgctcacgtgaggtctgtttcagccactgtttgaagccattcgcaggctactggctccgccgccaaagacggcggtggaagcaacatAGACCTAAGATGAGATACTGTGGACCTAAGATCAGCTATGCACCCGCTGTGgcttgccaacaccaccaattATCCCGGCTGACGCAATTTCGCAGGCCTCTATCAAGCCCGGTAGTTTGTTCCCCACTGGCAACAGTGGCGTTGCCATGAGACCTCCAACCTCAGCTGCTCGAGTAGAGTTGTGACTAGGAAATGCAGCAAGATTTGCCAGCGCAACAACGGAAGTGACCGACATGATAGTTTCCCCGCTTGTCAAAAACACCGAAAAGGAAGCTTGCTATTCTGGACACCGAGTTGCAGCCCGATTCGTGGACATGGGCATCCTTGGCACGGAAGTTGCGGCAAGGTGACGGActtgtcttgtttctgtGTACGGCGTTTCGATTGGTTGCTGGGGGTGTTTGTTGGGACTATGCAGGCGAATTGCCACCGTTTGTGCTATTTTTGAAAGGAACTGGTTCGCTTGTGGTTAGAGTTGGGAACTTGGGAGTGCTAGATCTGGCGTGATGTAACCTATGAAGATTCATAAGATACGTGTGGTCGTAAGATGGAGAGATGATTGTCCGTGTCTTGTGAGCTTGGATGGTGCGCATTGAGGTTTGTAAATTGTAAATATTCTTCTGGTGCATGTTGTTATCCTCTGAGCAACTACGCAGAGGCTCGGAAATGACCAATCCACAATCGTTACAAGCCAAGTCGATATTAAACCCAACCTAGAAATATAGTAGAAATCTCAACTTGGCGAACTCAGCTGCTCAACCGACAACTCAAGCCGATCAGGGTCTGGAGCTCCAGCGCACACTAATCGCAGATCCCTTCCAGTAAGTTCGAGAGGCTGGACTAGCGGCTTCTGTGCCTTGTAATGAACCTCGATTCTGCCCATCGTTCTCTACCTGTGGGGGCGATGCAGTACAATGCCTGCCGCCGAGGTTTCTGAAGCCAATCGAGCATCTTGGTAGCCGACGCAGGGGATACCACGGGGCTAATGAAGAGCACCTCAGACGTCCATCACCATACTATCCAAGCGGCATGTAAAGATTACTCCGCTAGCCTCCTGCACTCGTCCATCAAGCCAGCATAGGTTCAAAAGCGTAAGCATGCAGTAAACTCACCTACCCTTGCAAGAAACCATTGTCTAAGTCCCAAGTTGGTTCCCGAAGCCTTCGCCGAGAAGTATATAAACTTGTTCACCATCTCAACTTGACCGGCCGAATTACAACAGTCCCAACTCATccactcaacaccaccatcatgaaGTCTGCTGCTCTCTTTGCCGGTCTCGCCTCCATGGCCAGCGTTGCCACCGCTACTGTAGCTGGCTTCGACATCTCCCACTACCAACCCACCGTTGACTTCAAGAAAGCCTACGCCGACGGTGCACGATTCGTCATTATCAAGGTAAGTATCCCTACACCACCACACAAACTAAATCTAACCAAACCTCCCAGGCCACCGAAGGAACCACCTACATCGACCCCAGCTTCAGCTCCCACTACACAGGCGCAACGCAAGCCGGCCTCATCCGCGGCGGCTACCACTTCGCGCACCCCGGATCCGGCACCGGCGCCGCCCAGGCAAACTACTTCCTCGCCCACGGCGGTGGCTGGTCCAAGGACGGCATCACCCTCCCCGGCATGATTGACCTCGAGTACAACCCCAGCGGGAGCACCTGCTACGGGCTCTCGGCCAGCGCAATGGTCAGCTGGATCTCCGACTTTGTCGAGACGTACCACTCCAAGACGGGCGTGTACCCTCTGATTTACACGTCGACCAGCTGGTGGAACCAGTGTACCGGTAGTAGTACTGCTTTTGGCAGCAAGTGTCCTCTTGTCGTTGCGCGGTATGCCAGCTCGGTTGGTGCTTTGCCTGCTGGTTGGAGCTTTCACACGATTTGGCAGAACAGCGATAAGTCTCCTTGGGGTGGGGATAATGATATCTTTAATGGCAGCATTGATCAGCTGAAGCGTATTGCGAATGCTTCTTAAATTAACGTGCTGTGTAGCTGTTAGTGTATATAGGTGTAAATACAGGGTGCGAGTGAAGTCTGAGCCAGATTCATGACTATGTGAATGTGAATTCTATGGATTAGTTGTAGTTCCCATGAGTGACCAGCAGCATGTTAGGGTTATTTTAGGAATGGGTGGTCATTGATTGTGGTCAAGGGCTTCAGCTTAGACCGCCGTCTTTCTGTCTTGATTACAAGCTCAATGTGGACGATGCTTGCGGTTCCCAACTTCCTTATGAACTGGTTTTTTTTTCATCTGCAAGAAATCATTTTGTTTCACAAACACACGGTCTAAATTATTAAAATAACTGTCAATTGTCAAATAGAAGTACAAATTGGCTTGCTCCCGATGCCATCCCTCTCAACTTACATGATTGCCCACACTACTCGGCAACTCCACAACGTCAAACATCAACCCCACAACTCTTATAGCCGaacgacatcatcaccatcctcactTACACTCATATATCACAACCCATCATCACACTTCGGTATATCACAATCACCATCACACTCTAATATATCACAAACCATCACACCCCAATACACCACAACCCTCATCAAATAAATGTCATCAAAACCAAGTACCATCCCCCCCAACCCAAAATGAGCCGCCTCCCCCTCCGACACCTCACCACCTCCCGCCTCACAGCATCAACCGCCGCCTCCCAAATGCTCCAAACCTTCCACAACAAATCCCTAACCCGCCGCCAAGTCCTCGACGCAAACCAACTCCACAAGCTCTCCCTCACACTCAACCGCAACATCACCTCCCCTCCACCCAGCGGAACACCCATCCCCCCCGCCCACCACCTCATCTACTTCACGCCGTCCAGCCCAGAAAACGACCTCGGCCCCGACGGCACAGACCGCACCTTCAATGCTCCCTCCCCATTCACGCGACGCATGTGGGCCGGCGGCAGGATGTCCTGGACGGGTGAGCTGCGTGTCGGGGATGAGGTAGAGGAACAGACGAGGCTGCTTAGCGCGACGGCTAAGAAGAGTAAATCGGTGGGGGAGATGGTTCTCGTGGAGGTGGAAAAGGAGTTTCGGGGCCCGAAGGGCGTGGTTGTTGATACGAGGTCGTGGGTGTTTAGGCCGGAGATTGAGACGGATGTTGGTGAGATTGTGCCGGGGGTGTTATCTCGTACGCCGACTACTATTGTTGATATCCCGGCGAAAGATACAGGTAAGCTTGAAGGTATATTTGGGAGACGTAGCTGATGAATTAGGTGACTATCCTATACGGCAACTTATGTGGTCGCCCGTGGGACTATTTCGCTTTTCGGCACTTACTTTCAACGGACACAAGATTCACTACGACGCAGGATGGAGCCAGGGCGTTGAGGGACATCCGGGTGTTGTTGTCCATGGACCATTGAATTTGATTAATATCATGGATTACTGGGGCGATGTACATGGGAAGACATCACCGAGGAGTGTTACGTATCGCGCAATGGCGCCTCTGTACGCAGGGGACACATATACCATACGGACGAAGGGTGTTTCCGACAGTGTGTttgatattgttgctgagaagCAAGGGACGGTGTGTATGAAGGCACAAGTTACGGGGTAAAAGATGGTGACCATGAATCCGCTGCCAAGCATTTTTAGCATCGTAAGCAAACTGGTGATGCTTCTATGAAAGGTGTAGAAAAGAATACATTAAAATACAAAATGCTGCCCCCGTCCTATCCAGTCCTGTCCCCATCCATTTTTGTACAAGTAATTATTAATCATCACGCTGGTCGTTTACTCCGTCTTGGGCAGCGCGGACGTGCTGGTGACGACGGAGAATTGTCCACCGGCAGCAGCGCCCACGAGCGTTCTGCCCCTGATGTCCTTGCCCCTGATACGCTGGGCAGTATTAGCATCATCCTCCGTGCCTAGACCCAGCTGGCCGACAGATCCAAAACCAGTGGCATAGCCTACGCCgtctttgttgatgaagatggtgtgGTCTGTTCCGCAGGCAACGTGAACGACGTTGCCAATTTCAGGGACAGCAGTAGGCCGTAAGCAGATACGAGGCTTGTTGTACTCGTCCCGTCGGACGAGGTCCTCGTCATCGAGCTGGCTCTGTGTGAATTCGATGCCCAACTGGCCACCGTCGAGACGTCCCCACATGTATACCTTGCCGTCCTCGGTGACAGCTCCGGAGTGATGAGTGCCGCCAGCGATTGTGGTGACGCCCTTGCCGCAGAGGTCGCGGATCTTCATGGGATACGGAAGAATAGCTTCGTCGCCACCAGCCTCCTTGGCGtatccagcttctccaaagcTGTTCAAACCCCAGGCCCAGACGTTGTCTTTGCGGTCGACAGCGAAGGAGTGGTACTCGCCCGAGGCAATGTACTTGATTGGGCGGGTGCAGACTCGGACTTGACGAGGCAGAAGAGTCTCCTGCTGGTATCGACCGAATGGCTGTCGGCCAAGCTGGTTCTGTTCGTACGAGCCCCATCcccagacttgaccagacttgtcaaGCGCCAGGGCGTGATTCGCTCCACAAGCAATCTGTGTGACGTTTTCGAGTTCGGGAATCAGGATGGGGGTCTGCTGAATCTCGACAATCTTGCCGGCGTCGTTCTTTGTGAATCGTCTATCTCCTTTGTTGTCCTAGGATGAGTGTTAGTGAAGctgttttctcttttccctttGACGTAGTTGAGCCTTAACAACTTACTCGGAATGATCCCCAGCCGTAGACGGTTCCATTTTCAGTCAGCACAAAGCTGCAGCTATCGCCGGCAGCCACCTGTGTGAAGAGGGTACCCTTGGGGAAGTGCTTGGAAGGAACTTCAGTAGGCGTACACTCGTACGGGTTCAGTTCGCcgtcctcatcttcgctgtCTGACGAggcgtccatgtccttgagcCCACCCTCCCAAGTGGTATCTCGCCCCAAAGCTCCTTCATCATTGACACCCCAAGTCAGGATCTTGTTATCAGCAGTAAGAGCAATGGTATGCATACCACCGCAAGCAAGCTGAACGATATGATGTTTGGAAGCTTCATTGGGGTCGAGAGCCGGGTTGAACTTGGGCACAAGAGCAGCGGTGCGCTTGGGACCGAGGCCAAGCTCACCACATTCACCGCTGCCAAAGGAATAGACGGCAATTAGGTCGGTGGGAGCTTTGTTGAGAGCAACGGGCTCTGCAACGGCGGATTTCTTAGCCACGGGCTTCTTGGCAACGGGCTTGGCCTGTTTTCGTTCGGCGGGAGCTTCTGTCTTTGTGGTCTTGGTGCGACGCGAAgcatcgtcctcatcttcatcagcgACGCGCTTTCGCTTGGTTGTTTTGGGCTCTGGCTCATGGTGTGTTTTCCCATTGACCACTTTTGCACCGAAAAGTTAGATTCTGAATCGTAGAgtggcttgttggccatCTGGACGGGACGGGTTCCTGCGTCGGGATCGCGTTTGGATGCGTCGAACTACTGAcctggtttggtggtttgcttCGCAGCGGGCGCTCGTTTGGCGGGCTTGGCCTGTGTCTTTTTGGTAGCGGCGGCCTCGGCGGGCTTGGCCTTTTGAGCAGCGCTGGTGAGCTTTTTGGAAGCCATATTGACGGCTTTGTGGTTTGGTTGACAAATCCGTGTGATGTTTCTGCCGTTGATCGCGTAGCTTCGCTAGAGCTGCAAAAAATTTGGCTTACTCATCCAGATGACAACAGAGACATGCATGAGCAAGGAGTCTGGTTGagactggtcaactggtcaactggtgggcTGGCAGAATTCGATCGGGTGACACAGGGGTAAGAATGGCAGACCAATCATATTCGTCCGTTGTTTTCTGGTACCATTTGTGGGAGCACCGAGTTGGCAGCACCGAGTTGGCAGCACGCAGTTTGTCAGGCACAGATGGAAGTGATTATTGTTAATTATTGTGTACAGCTACATATATGTAGCATTAATGACTATTTTAGTCATTCGCCGCTTTTCGACCGCAAAGAACTTGTAGAGTGCAGTGATGCCACTCGGCTTCGTATCGTGCACGCCAAGCAGGCTGCTCGTTTCCAGGTATCAGTCAACTTCACAATCCTCGCTGCAGCTCAACTTGCACTTGGTCCCAATTCATAGCATGGCAAACATAACGCGATTTTGGGGCGTGtagtcaagtcaagtgcatTCACCTTCATGCCACAGTGAATGAGACATGCCCACATCCTGCGCCAAAACCATCACAGCTACGTGATTACATGCACGGATGCAATAAAATAAAACCCACAATTTGAAATTTATTGCCAGTGTATTCAGCAGGAGCATGCATCTTCTAAACTCAATGTATTTAAATCGACCGCGGCATCCTCTCGGTTATAAGCTTCCCCGACTCCAGACCACGATACTCCACCCAAATAGCCGAGCACTCCACAACTACACCCAATGCAAGCGTCAAGTTACTTGGACGGCTATCATGACACTCAGTGTCTAGCTATTATACGTGCATCCCGGCGGAGACAAAACGGGAACGGAGTCGGAAGGTAATCTGGGGAAGCAGTGACAATATCTCAGGCTCCGTTTGCTCTGCGCTTACTCTCCCaacttcatcaccaaccttggaCCTTCTCGTGTAAGAAACATGATGGCGAGCTCCAAGTTCTCCCAACGGCTCTGGAGGGCAGCCCCAAGGGTAGGTGTCATCGCCAATTTCATGCCGTGTGTTATCACTAACGTTCTCCAGCTTATTCCGAGGGAGCAGAGTCGCCAATTAACTCTGCATGAGTACCAGGCACAAAATATTCTGAGAGACGTATGGACTTTAATGGTGTTAAAGTGAGTTAAACTGACGGCTCTAGTATGGCGTTCGTGTGCCTCGCGGCCGGACAGTAAAGACGGCAAACGAAGCGCGAATTGCAGCACAAGAGCTTGGTATGTACAATCGATACATCTTGAACCAACCATTCGTTAACCATTATGTATCCCAGGCCCTGCGTGCATGATCAAGGCCCAAGTCATGGGCAGAGATGTGAAAAGCGGTGTTCAAGCCGTT
Protein-coding regions in this window:
- a CDS encoding transposase (similar to Talaromyces stipitatus ATCC 10500 XP_002486848.1), producing the protein MAEEDSDALSLQGDETITEPPPFDPDLYDPDEPTTPSNFDLRKPTAKKVNDAISWATNYYWERKRSPHDIWQCLIDDFADWNHSHFNRSRKANLRDFRDTLRAKGVYIRKEDRFPIVNAIMEAVSSPGFPTWPDNDPQRPPRSSTPPPSPSITKPVTAPTRERPKTAQPEVIIAPKTAVPTTTRTSGGVDTPPPVVNTPQSWGSLAGEGRSPSSSDGEVPPDLLRRLDSLTKGYQESDKFSGREYDFLLTKVNMFIDKCKRIDYPRDQLARAVPVMLTGPAYRYYLNNLANKGKSYNDLIHALQKRYETEAIRDRYLREWESLNLAAIVNQHRDKRLSSCLEILTEKIQLLHQGLFRPGDTGFNSMRDKLKIAASKTPACKVPLMKPAKTFEDLAAELQQAIAVHEEITPQPAEVFYTDRAFKRGGGNASNYNQKGQFLNHQKKCYVCRQPGCWSTKHSDQERSQARNSWLQKKHPTPPTAKRYQAFLTAFEGEDNDEDTALLDEMYRQNSFNDANSDDDDNDEFLPVGSSNMFASTGTITQNFLATAAIPQPVEILAGLRDQAFKHALLAEDPYFIKEPKETAIFISEERYSDHIFRGILPDTGAAGTSNAGMPQVRALMRIMPSLKIKDAPATTIYFGAGSALSIGIIRVPTVFGNITFHVLPTATPFLFSITDMDRMYVRLDNLTNRLIQGDITVPVIRQWGHPWWLLEPAASAAFHLTETQLRQLHRRFGHPSVERLSRILTKVGEEYSSDVLKRLTDICHHCQMNGRAPSRFKFTLRDDHEFNHEIIVDIFFINGQPVLHVIDSATAFQAAKFLNNKEQKARDLWDAIMACWINTYLGPPEWIVHDAGKNFSSAEFKQYAKGLYIRVQEMPVEAHNSIGKAERYHGPLRRAYQIIDAELGDALTDDQKLQMAVKAINDTAGPDGLVPTLLVFGAYPRMTDDSPPSFSVVQRAEAIRKATSEARRALAKRQVQNALLTRNGPDTTPLHTLPLQSKVRVWREKNGWQGPFELIAVEGETCTVANEAGITSKFRSTIVQPYLEDKDTTPTDNKLPQQQAVNQDNAEVANESDGEVNQDEDIRDSIAVAIPTARRGPGRPRKDPETRRAPYQTFPRRGPGRPRKRLIEEQYFFNALEDPPERTKLLKSIKTIAFLTTKEQGDRDLAVLLRSKGLIITPGQPFEISGRTEIDNLIARGVFKFELYDPIKHAKLRIFDSRMVNEVKGKDTAAPYEKSRLVIRGYNDEGKAFILTQSPTIQRASQRLMIALAPSLFQRGIILWIRDITQAYVQSQTPLQRTIIAKIPEQLRGRYPEGTIMVVVKPLYGIPEAGTHWWATYSTHHREKLKMATSTYDPCLLISECDKFGIIGMQTDDTLGLSDKQFSNLEEEELQKAAFAAKPKEVLKVEKPLTFNGCRISLNADGSIMMTQKEQALKLQIPTTNQEYIEQRARGAYLASICQPEAAFDLSVAAQQKEPSSDDFKRLGRRIQWQIDNPGRGLKCIPFDLDKAKLFVFVDGSFANNEDLSSQLGYIIVIGTEEETNNGEMLVKGNIITYSSTKSKRVTRSALASELYSMVQGTDIGYAIASTLKLITKQLGIPDIPTILLTDSYSLYECLVKLGTTKEKRLMIDIMALRQSYERREVHEVRWINGGDNPADAMTKASPNHALRTLIDKNKIAIRVEGWVERKKDEK
- a CDS encoding regulator of chromosome condensation (similar to Verticillium alfalfae VaMs.102 XP_003006688.1), with amino-acid sequence MASKKLTSAAQKAKPAEAAATKKTQAKPAKRAPAAKQTTKPVVNGKTHHEPEPKTTKRKRVADEDEDDASRRTKTTKTEAPAERKQAKPVAKKPVAKKSAVAEPVALNKAPTDLIAVYSFGSGECGELGLGPKRTAALVPKFNPALDPNEASKHHIVQLACGGMHTIALTADNKILTWGVNDEGALGRDTTWEGGLKDMDASSDSEDEDGELNPYECTPTEVPSKHFPKGTLFTQVAAGDSCSFVLTENGTVYGWGSFRDNKGDRRFTKNDAGKIVEIQQTPILIPELENVTQIACGANHALALDKSGQVWGWGSYEQNQLGRQPFGRYQQETLLPRQVRVCTRPIKYIASGEYHSFAVDRKDNVWAWGLNSFGEAGYAKEAGGDEAILPYPMKIRDLCGKGVTTIAGGTHHSGAVTEDGKVYMWGRLDGGQLGIEFTQSQLDDEDLVRRDEYNKPRICLRPTAVPEIGNVVHVACGTDHTIFINKDGVGYATGFGSVGQLGLGTEDDANTAQRIRGKDIRGRTLVGAAAGGQFSVVTSTSALPKTE
- a CDS encoding C6 transcription factor (similar to Metarhizium robertsii ARSEF 23 XP_007826652.1); translated protein: MSRLPLRHLTTSRLTASTAASQMLQTFHNKSLTRRQVLDANQLHKLSLTLNRNITSPPPSGTPIPPAHHLIYFTPSSPENDLGPDGTDRTFNAPSPFTRRMWAGGRMSWTGELRVGDEVEEQTRLLSATAKKSKSVGEMVLVEVEKEFRGPKGVVVDTRSWVFRPEIETDVGEIVPGVLSRTPTTIVDIPAKDTGDYPIRQLMWSPVGLFRFSALTFNGHKIHYDAGWSQGVEGHPGVVVHGPLNLINIMDYWGDVHGKTSPRSVTYRAMAPLYAGDTYTIRTKGVSDSVFDIVAEKQGTVCMKAQVTG
- a CDS encoding N,O-diacetyl muramidase (similar to Metarhizium acridum CQMa 102 XP_007808825.1), which produces MKSAALFAGLASMASVATATVAGFDISHYQPTVDFKKAYADGARFVIIKATEGTTYIDPSFSSHYTGATQAGLIRGGYHFAHPGSGTGAAQANYFLAHGGGWSKDGITLPGMIDLEYNPSGSTCYGLSASAMVSWISDFVETYHSKTGVYPLIYTSTSWWNQCTGSSTAFGSKCPLVVARYASSVGALPAGWSFHTIWQNSDKSPWGGDNDIFNGSIDQLKRIANAS